A single region of the Pseudomonas granadensis genome encodes:
- a CDS encoding diaminopimelate epimerase, producing MTRFYDARGNIYGVVSPEALRDAGIALPASAIECAASCQAWSDVAISYCCDWPAGQRPANSKAHRSDGLLIGPFQAAPPFDVLIVNTDGTLAERSGNGLTIFSQALAGQGLMPQAGALLCVHHDKGDAVETSVKPATVDDVQGFWLDLGKPGFGADAVGAQQVEEVPFNGRVVSRIPSLAELDPAWTHSQFVRIGNPHCVTLLGDVGALPSNEQMSESALNEGLARIAYAMPTGAGDPCPAGVNLQWAALESAQKIRARVFERGEGPTASSGTSASAVASAAWRVGWVAAGQVQVVMPGGTAPVLLEVEDRELVRVRLFGTARLIG from the coding sequence ATGACTCGGTTTTATGACGCACGAGGCAATATCTATGGTGTGGTTTCACCCGAAGCCTTGCGCGATGCCGGAATCGCCTTGCCCGCCAGCGCCATCGAATGCGCCGCCTCGTGTCAGGCATGGAGCGACGTGGCGATCTCTTATTGCTGCGACTGGCCCGCAGGCCAGCGCCCGGCCAACAGCAAGGCTCACCGCAGCGACGGCTTGCTGATCGGCCCGTTCCAGGCGGCGCCGCCGTTCGATGTGCTGATCGTCAACACCGACGGCACCCTCGCCGAACGCAGTGGCAACGGGCTGACGATCTTCTCCCAGGCGCTCGCCGGGCAAGGCTTGATGCCGCAAGCAGGCGCGCTGTTGTGCGTGCATCACGACAAGGGCGACGCCGTGGAAACCTCGGTGAAGCCGGCCACGGTGGACGATGTTCAGGGCTTCTGGCTCGATCTGGGTAAGCCCGGTTTCGGCGCGGATGCCGTCGGTGCGCAGCAGGTCGAAGAGGTGCCATTCAATGGGCGAGTGGTCAGCCGCATACCGTCGCTGGCAGAGCTCGATCCAGCCTGGACGCACAGCCAGTTCGTGCGCATCGGCAATCCGCATTGCGTGACGTTGCTTGGCGATGTCGGCGCATTACCGAGCAATGAGCAAATGAGTGAGTCTGCATTGAACGAAGGCCTGGCCCGCATCGCCTATGCCATGCCAACCGGCGCCGGAGATCCCTGCCCGGCGGGCGTGAATCTGCAATGGGCGGCGCTGGAGTCAGCACAGAAAATCCGCGCCCGGGTGTTCGAGCGGGGCGAAGGGCCGACCGCCTCATCCGGCACTAGCGCCAGTGCGGTGGCATCGGCGGCGTGGCGGGTGGGTTGGGTCGCGGCGGGGCAAGTGCAGGTGGTAATGCCCGGCGGCACGGCGCCGGTTTTGCTGGAGGTTGAAGATAGAGAATTGGTGCGGGTCAGACTGTTCGGGACGGCGCGGTTGATCGGCTGA
- a CDS encoding MFS transporter: MTSLNPQDTFVPGRLQQMSTRVAFFIAGLGIAAWAPLVPYAKARAGLDEGTLGLLLLCLGVGSILAMPLAGILATRFGCRRVATGGTLLICAALPLLATVSSIPALIATLFMFGAGLGTVDSTVNLQAVIVERASGKNMMSGFHGLFSLGGIVGAAGVSALLGLGLSPLAAMLVVVALLIAALCKCVPHMLPYGSESSGPAFAIPHGIVLFIGGMCFIVFLTEGAALDWSAVFLAQERGIDTAYAGLGYAAFALTMTAGRLLGDRIVRRLGATRIILFGGLTAAAGLFLATFAPSWQAALVGYALVGAGCSNIVPVLYTAVGKQTVMPESIAVPAITTLGYAGILAGPAVIGFVAHASSLSFAFGLMAVLLVAVAIGGKVLKV, translated from the coding sequence ATGACCAGCCTCAACCCCCAAGACACCTTCGTCCCCGGACGCCTGCAACAGATGTCCACGCGCGTGGCTTTTTTCATCGCCGGGCTCGGCATCGCGGCGTGGGCACCGCTGGTGCCTTATGCCAAAGCCCGCGCCGGTCTCGATGAGGGCACGCTGGGCCTGTTGCTGTTGTGCCTGGGCGTTGGCTCGATTCTGGCGATGCCACTGGCGGGTATTCTGGCGACGCGCTTCGGCTGCCGGCGCGTGGCCACCGGCGGCACGTTGTTGATCTGCGCGGCATTACCGTTGCTGGCGACGGTGTCGTCGATACCGGCGCTGATCGCCACCCTTTTCATGTTCGGTGCGGGGTTGGGCACGGTGGATTCGACGGTGAACCTGCAAGCGGTGATCGTCGAGCGCGCCAGCGGCAAGAACATGATGTCGGGCTTTCACGGCTTGTTCAGTCTGGGCGGGATTGTCGGCGCGGCCGGCGTCAGCGCCCTGCTCGGCCTCGGCCTGTCGCCACTGGCGGCGATGCTGGTGGTGGTCGCGCTGTTGATCGCGGCGCTGTGCAAATGCGTGCCGCACATGCTGCCCTACGGCAGCGAAAGTTCGGGTCCGGCATTCGCCATTCCCCATGGCATCGTGCTGTTTATCGGTGGCATGTGCTTCATTGTCTTTCTCACCGAAGGCGCAGCGCTGGACTGGAGCGCGGTGTTCCTGGCACAGGAACGCGGGATCGACACCGCGTACGCCGGATTGGGTTACGCGGCATTCGCCCTGACCATGACCGCGGGCCGCTTGCTGGGTGATCGCATCGTCCGCCGCTTGGGCGCCACGCGGATCATTCTGTTCGGCGGGCTGACGGCCGCGGCCGGTCTGTTTCTGGCGACCTTCGCGCCGAGCTGGCAAGCCGCACTGGTGGGTTATGCGCTGGTCGGTGCCGGCTGCTCGAACATCGTGCCGGTGCTGTACACCGCGGTAGGCAAGCAGACGGTGATGCCGGAAAGCATCGCGGTACCGGCGATTACCACGCTGGGCTATGCCGGAATTCTCGCCGGACCGGCGGTGATCGGTTTTGTCGCCCACGCCAGCAGCTTGAGTTTTGCCTTTGGCCTGATGGCGGTGCTGCTGGTGGCGGTGGCGATTGGTGGGAAAGTACTGAAGGTCTGA
- a CDS encoding TonB-dependent siderophore receptor produces the protein MKNTTAHNKKFPWLPLALALAVSAAMPQAFAAEAIHIRAQPLGQALSELGQQTSLQVFFSPDLVAGKQAPAVDGDISPEQALRQLLQGSGLDYQINEGSVTLSSAATSAASNGPLELGVTDIKVVGDWLGDANAAVVQNHPGARTVIRREAMVEQGAMTVGDVLKRVPGVQVQDANGTGGSDISLNVGVRGLTSRLSPRSTVLIDGVPAAFAPYGQPQLSMAPISSGNLDSIDVVRGAGSVRYGPQNVGGVINFVTRAIPEKTTGEIGTTLETSQHGGWKHIDTAFLGGTADNGLGMALLYSGVNGHGYRERNNGNDIDDVILKTHWAPTEQDDFSLNFHYYDASADMPGGLTQKQYDDQPFQSDRDYDSFSGRRKDVSFKWIRQIDERTQAEVLTYYSDSYRGSTIAARDQKTLSSYPRTYYTFGIEPRVSHVFDVGPTTQEVSVGYRYLKEGMHEEASRLALVNNQPVVTRTSDGHVYQDRTGGTEANAFYVDNKIDVGNWTITPGIRFEHISTEWHDRPVLDTSNRPVQEKRRSIDSNEPLPALSVMYHLSDAWKLFANYETSFGALQYFQLGQGGTGDQTASGLNPEKAKTYEIGTRYNDDVWGGEVTLFYIDFDDELQYISNDVGWTNLGATKHQGIEASVHYDMAALDPRLDGLTANAGVTYTRAVYEGEIPGFKGRDLPFYSRQVATVGLRYDIDRWTYNLDGFAQSQQRSPGTGVNADGSFNGNYITEGTADGQYGDIPGYVTWNVRGGYDFGAQLSNLKLGAGVKNIFDKQYFTRSSDNNSGMYVGAPRTFFVQASVGF, from the coding sequence GTGAAAAACACCACAGCCCATAACAAAAAATTCCCTTGGTTACCGCTGGCCCTGGCGCTGGCGGTCAGCGCTGCCATGCCGCAGGCGTTCGCCGCCGAAGCCATCCATATTCGGGCGCAGCCGCTGGGCCAGGCACTGAGCGAGCTGGGCCAGCAAACCTCGCTGCAGGTGTTTTTCAGCCCGGATCTGGTGGCCGGCAAACAGGCGCCGGCGGTCGATGGTGATATTTCCCCCGAGCAGGCGCTGCGTCAGTTGCTGCAGGGCAGCGGTCTGGATTATCAGATCAACGAAGGCTCGGTGACGCTGTCGTCGGCCGCCACTTCCGCGGCGAGCAATGGCCCGTTGGAACTCGGCGTGACCGATATCAAAGTGGTCGGCGACTGGCTCGGCGACGCCAACGCCGCCGTGGTGCAGAACCACCCCGGCGCGCGCACGGTGATCCGCCGTGAAGCCATGGTCGAGCAGGGCGCAATGACCGTTGGCGATGTGCTCAAGCGCGTACCGGGCGTACAGGTGCAGGACGCCAACGGCACCGGCGGCAGCGATATTTCCCTCAACGTCGGCGTGCGTGGTCTCACGTCGCGCCTGTCGCCGCGCTCCACTGTGCTGATCGATGGCGTGCCGGCGGCGTTTGCACCGTACGGTCAGCCGCAACTGTCGATGGCGCCGATTTCCTCGGGCAACCTCGACAGCATCGACGTGGTGCGCGGCGCCGGTTCGGTGCGTTACGGGCCACAGAACGTCGGCGGGGTGATCAACTTCGTCACCCGCGCGATCCCGGAGAAAACCACCGGTGAAATCGGCACCACTCTGGAAACGTCGCAGCACGGCGGCTGGAAACACATCGACACGGCGTTTTTGGGCGGCACCGCCGACAACGGCCTCGGCATGGCCTTGCTGTATTCCGGGGTCAACGGCCACGGCTACCGCGAGCGCAACAACGGCAACGACATCGATGACGTGATTCTCAAGACTCACTGGGCGCCGACCGAGCAGGACGATTTCAGCCTCAACTTTCACTATTACGACGCCAGCGCCGACATGCCCGGCGGTCTGACCCAGAAGCAGTACGACGATCAGCCGTTCCAGTCCGACCGCGATTACGACAGCTTCAGCGGCCGACGCAAGGACGTGTCGTTCAAGTGGATTCGGCAGATCGACGAGCGCACCCAGGCCGAAGTGCTGACCTACTATTCCGACAGTTACCGTGGCAGCACGATTGCCGCGCGCGACCAGAAAACCCTCAGCTCTTACCCGCGCACCTATTACACCTTCGGTATCGAGCCGCGGGTTTCGCATGTGTTCGATGTCGGCCCGACCACCCAGGAAGTCAGCGTCGGTTATCGCTACCTCAAAGAAGGCATGCATGAAGAAGCCAGTCGTCTGGCACTGGTGAACAATCAACCGGTGGTCACCCGCACCTCTGACGGTCACGTCTATCAGGACCGTACCGGTGGCACCGAGGCCAATGCGTTTTACGTCGACAACAAGATCGATGTCGGCAACTGGACGATCACCCCGGGCATCCGTTTCGAACACATCAGCACCGAATGGCACGACCGCCCGGTGCTCGACACCTCTAACCGGCCAGTGCAGGAAAAGCGCCGCAGCATCGACAGCAACGAACCGCTGCCGGCACTGAGCGTGATGTATCACCTGTCCGATGCGTGGAAGCTGTTTGCCAACTACGAAACCTCGTTCGGCGCCTTGCAGTATTTCCAGCTCGGCCAGGGTGGCACGGGTGACCAGACCGCCAGCGGCCTGAACCCGGAAAAAGCCAAGACCTACGAGATCGGCACGCGTTACAACGACGACGTGTGGGGCGGCGAGGTGACGCTGTTCTACATCGACTTCGACGACGAGTTGCAATACATCAGCAATGACGTCGGCTGGACCAACCTCGGCGCGACCAAGCATCAGGGCATCGAAGCCTCGGTGCATTACGACATGGCCGCTCTGGATCCGCGCCTCGACGGCCTGACCGCCAATGCCGGCGTGACGTACACCCGTGCGGTATACGAGGGCGAGATTCCCGGCTTCAAGGGTCGTGACCTGCCGTTCTATTCACGCCAGGTGGCGACGGTCGGTTTGCGTTACGACATTGATCGCTGGACGTACAACCTCGACGGCTTCGCCCAATCGCAACAACGCTCGCCGGGCACCGGCGTCAACGCTGACGGCAGTTTCAACGGCAACTACATCACCGAGGGCACCGCCGACGGGCAGTACGGCGACATTCCCGGCTACGTCACCTGGAACGTGCGCGGCGGCTACGATTTCGGCGCGCAACTGTCGAACCTCAAGCTCGGCGCCGGGGTGAAGAACATTTTCGACAAGCAATACTTCACCCGCTCCAGCGACAACAATTCGGGAATGTATGTTGGCGCACCGAGGACATTCTTTGTGCAGGCCAGCGTGGGGTTCTGA
- a CDS encoding FecR family protein: MTDTRDCACGPSTARDDAARWFVRLQEPDVSAEEQQRFDAWLNEHAQHRDEFQLLQGLWSAADLLPAPRLKALAETPPSRRARRPLLRYAVAASLLAVALGLGLFSGLHHPGGYSAEFVTALGERKHVALPDGSLIDLNSRSRLQVRYEQDRRLIELFEGEAMFSVEHDASRPFVVATDSGKVTVTGTRFDVRRDPAQTRVAVEQGTVKVQGRDAPSDQFISLTAGLGTHVDAHGKVASAYAVNPAQLTAWRNGKLVFDNASLSEVAAEVSRYRQHPLTVSDPSVANLRLTSVFNADNTDALLKALPSILPVAVRSLADGRQEIIAK; the protein is encoded by the coding sequence ATGACGGATACCCGTGATTGCGCGTGCGGGCCGAGCACGGCGCGCGATGATGCTGCGCGCTGGTTCGTGCGGTTGCAGGAGCCGGATGTCAGCGCTGAAGAGCAGCAGCGCTTCGACGCTTGGCTGAACGAGCATGCGCAGCATCGCGACGAATTTCAGTTGCTGCAGGGCTTGTGGTCGGCGGCCGATCTGCTCCCGGCGCCACGCCTCAAGGCTTTGGCTGAAACGCCGCCGAGCCGTCGCGCACGCCGGCCCTTGTTGCGTTACGCGGTGGCAGCCAGTCTGCTGGCGGTGGCGCTCGGCCTCGGTCTGTTCAGCGGTTTGCATCATCCGGGCGGCTACAGCGCCGAATTCGTCACGGCGTTGGGCGAGCGCAAACACGTGGCATTGCCGGACGGTTCGCTGATCGATCTGAACAGCCGCAGCCGCTTGCAGGTGCGCTATGAACAGGATCGTCGCTTGATTGAGCTGTTCGAAGGCGAGGCGATGTTCAGCGTCGAGCACGATGCTTCGCGGCCGTTTGTGGTGGCAACCGACAGCGGCAAGGTCACGGTGACCGGCACGCGTTTCGATGTGCGCCGCGACCCTGCGCAAACCCGTGTGGCGGTGGAACAGGGCACGGTCAAGGTGCAGGGGCGGGATGCGCCGAGTGATCAATTCATCAGCCTGACGGCGGGCCTCGGCACGCACGTCGATGCCCACGGCAAAGTCGCGTCAGCGTACGCAGTCAACCCGGCGCAACTGACCGCGTGGCGCAACGGCAAACTGGTGTTCGACAACGCCAGCCTCAGCGAAGTGGCGGCCGAAGTATCGCGTTATCGCCAGCATCCGTTGACGGTGAGCGACCCCTCCGTTGCGAATCTGCGCCTGACCAGTGTGTTCAACGCCGACAACACCGATGCCTTGCTCAAAGCCTTGCCGAGCATTCTGCCGGTGGCCGTGCGCAGCCTGGCCGATGGTCGGCAGGAAATAATCGCAAAATAA
- a CDS encoding sigma-70 family RNA polymerase sigma factor — protein MRPRRPGFFEHYEELIGTWTRRLRNRAQAEDLAHDTFVRVLEADSAAVQQPRAYLHQTARNIAVDGYRREDRRGALESQAIEHSASSTGDPEHYMHAIQLADSIERALTELPVNCRKIFVWQKIEGLTQAEIAERLGLSKNMVEKYMIRTLRHLRDRLDGLQS, from the coding sequence ATGCGTCCCCGCAGACCCGGCTTTTTCGAGCATTACGAAGAGTTGATCGGCACCTGGACTCGGCGTCTGCGCAATCGCGCGCAGGCCGAGGATCTGGCGCACGACACCTTTGTGCGCGTGCTCGAGGCCGATTCGGCGGCGGTGCAGCAGCCGCGTGCTTATCTGCACCAGACCGCGCGCAATATTGCGGTTGACGGTTATCGGCGAGAGGACCGGCGTGGCGCCCTGGAATCGCAGGCTATCGAGCACAGTGCGTCGTCGACCGGCGACCCGGAGCATTACATGCATGCGATCCAGTTGGCCGATTCCATCGAGCGGGCGCTGACCGAGCTGCCGGTCAATTGTCGGAAGATTTTTGTCTGGCAGAAGATTGAAGGCCTGACCCAGGCGGAAATCGCCGAGCGCCTGGGGCTGTCCAAGAACATGGTCGAAAAGTATATGATCCGCACCCTGCGGCATCTGCGCGATCGCCTTGATGGCCTGCAATCATGA
- a CDS encoding carboxymuconolactone decarboxylase family protein: MQPRTDFYTASPDALKAMMALETAVSRLPLEKTLIELVKLRASQINGCAFCIDMHTADAIKGGETPRRLFAVTAWREAPFFSDRERAALLWTESLTQLSLTHAPDADYEVVAAQFTPKEMVDLTVAISTINSWNRLAVGFRKMPQA, encoded by the coding sequence ATGCAACCTCGTACCGATTTTTACACCGCTTCCCCTGACGCCCTGAAAGCGATGATGGCGCTGGAAACCGCGGTATCCAGACTGCCGCTGGAAAAGACCCTGATCGAACTGGTCAAACTGCGCGCCTCGCAAATCAATGGCTGTGCATTCTGCATCGACATGCACACCGCTGACGCGATCAAGGGCGGCGAAACCCCGCGTCGGCTGTTCGCCGTCACTGCCTGGCGGGAAGCGCCGTTCTTCAGCGACCGCGAACGCGCCGCGCTGCTCTGGACCGAATCGTTGACGCAACTGAGCCTGACTCACGCCCCGGACGCAGACTACGAAGTGGTCGCCGCGCAGTTCACGCCCAAGGAAATGGTCGATTTGACCGTGGCGATCAGCACCATCAACAGCTGGAATCGTCTGGCGGTGGGGTTTCGGAAAATGCCGCAGGCTTGA
- a CDS encoding sigma-70 family RNA polymerase sigma factor: protein MSSIDSPLNQQIHSLYSEHHGWLQGWLQRRLGNRCDAADLAHDTFLRLLARQVAKPLGSEPRALLTHIAKGLMIDRWRRQDIERAYLDTIAQLPPAEVPSPETRLLIVETLWRIEALLRELPAQTRDTFLLSQIEGLTYAQIATRLNVSLITVKRHMRAAFIACLSVA from the coding sequence ATGTCGTCCATCGACTCGCCCTTGAACCAACAGATTCACAGTCTCTACAGCGAGCATCACGGTTGGTTGCAGGGCTGGCTGCAGCGCAGGCTCGGTAATCGCTGCGATGCGGCCGATCTGGCCCATGACACCTTTTTGCGCCTGCTCGCGCGTCAGGTCGCCAAACCGTTGGGCAGCGAGCCGCGGGCATTGCTGACGCACATCGCCAAAGGGTTGATGATCGATCGCTGGCGACGTCAGGACATCGAACGCGCCTATCTGGACACCATCGCGCAACTGCCACCGGCCGAGGTGCCGTCGCCGGAAACCCGTCTACTGATTGTCGAGACGCTGTGGCGCATCGAAGCGCTGCTGCGCGAACTGCCGGCGCAGACCCGCGACACGTTCCTGCTGTCGCAGATCGAAGGGCTGACTTACGCGCAGATCGCCACGCGCCTGAACGTGTCGCTGATCACTGTCAAACGCCATATGCGCGCAGCGTTCATTGCCTGCCTGAGTGTGGCGTGA
- a CDS encoding FecR domain-containing protein, with protein sequence MTSPMINPQILGEAADWLVQLHSGNATPADHQAIAQWRLRSAEHAQAWQRAEALLGDLRSVPANVAIQTLKGAARREGLSRRQTLTRLGLLLLAGPVGIASQHVPWQQWSADQRTAVGEQKNLQLADGTQLLLNTDSAVDITFSPIERRVMLLNGELLINTADDSSARPFIVETPQGSALSLGSRFCVRIDDSRSQVSVLEGRVQITPQWLQQSNTLKAGERQGFKLDAFDTAETFDSNSLAWDKGMLLANNLRLDDLLNELSRYRRGVLRCHPDVAALRVSGAFSLRDTDASLRLLSDTLPLKISSLTRYWLSVEPRV encoded by the coding sequence ATGACCTCTCCGATGATCAATCCGCAGATTCTCGGCGAAGCCGCCGACTGGCTGGTGCAGCTGCATTCCGGCAATGCCACGCCTGCCGATCACCAGGCGATCGCCCAATGGCGCCTGCGCAGCGCCGAGCATGCGCAGGCCTGGCAGCGCGCCGAAGCGCTGCTTGGGGATCTGCGCAGCGTGCCGGCCAATGTCGCTATCCAGACGCTGAAAGGGGCCGCTCGCCGCGAGGGTCTCAGCCGTCGACAGACCCTCACCCGCCTCGGCCTGTTGCTGCTCGCCGGCCCGGTCGGCATCGCTTCGCAACACGTGCCGTGGCAGCAATGGAGCGCCGACCAGCGCACCGCGGTCGGCGAGCAGAAGAACCTGCAACTGGCCGACGGCACTCAACTGTTGCTCAACACCGACAGCGCCGTGGACATCACTTTCAGTCCGATCGAGCGCCGGGTGATGTTGCTCAACGGCGAACTGTTGATCAACACGGCGGATGATTCGAGCGCCCGCCCGTTTATCGTCGAAACCCCGCAAGGCAGCGCCCTCTCCCTCGGCAGCCGGTTCTGCGTGCGCATCGACGATTCGCGCAGTCAGGTCTCAGTGCTTGAGGGCCGCGTGCAAATAACCCCGCAATGGCTGCAGCAGAGCAACACGCTGAAGGCCGGCGAACGCCAGGGCTTCAAGCTCGACGCTTTCGACACCGCCGAAACGTTCGACAGCAACAGTCTGGCCTGGGACAAGGGCATGCTGCTGGCGAACAACCTGCGGCTGGACGATTTGCTCAATGAACTGAGCCGTTATCGGCGCGGTGTGCTGCGCTGCCATCCGGACGTTGCGGCGCTGCGTGTGTCCGGGGCGTTTTCCCTGCGTGACACCGATGCGAGCCTGCGCCTGCTCAGCGACACCCTGCCACTGAAGATCAGCAGCCTGACCCGTTACTGGTTGTCAGTGGAACCACGGGTTTGA
- a CDS encoding TonB-dependent receptor, whose protein sequence is MTALPTPRPATFPLKALNLSLALAFATLTPVLAHAVEPVSASHSVNIGPGLLSHVLAQFAVSVGVPLSFDPAQLGNRQSPGLQGEYSAQGGFARLLEGSGFELIGTAGNGYTVAPQVAADGALELSATNVSAVRDSGDTYGGEQVARSAQIGMLGNQAVNDLPFSVTSYTAKTMADQQAQTVGDVLLNDASVRQSSGFGNFSQVFMIRGLPLLSDDISYNGLYGILPRQIIATEALERVELFKGPNAFVNGVTPSGSGIGGGVNLQPKRAMDTPTRSVTLDYSDDGRVGGHLDLGQRFGEDNRFGARVNLMQREGATAVDEEDQRSSLFSLGLDYRGERLRISTDLGYQKQVINQGRSVIYVDSSLKKAPKVPDANDSYAQRWSYSQLEDTFGMARAEYDLNDNWTAYVSGGAKHTRENGVYSSLTVTDLNGTARGGMLYSPHDEDNQSAMAGLNGRFSTGPISHQLNLGWAGIWGEQRSAFETIGTASRYTTNLYNVTDKPRPAATSFASDINDPRIVGKNTLRSEAISDTLGFVDDRILLTLGVRRQELKVDGWNTTTGARTSSYEESITTPVYGLVIKPWEHVSFYANRIEGLAKGPTPPTTAINRDETFAPVRSKQIEAGMRVDMGSYGANLGVYRIEQPSSYTQDGIFRVDGEQTNKGVELNVYGEPLDGLRLLSGATVMKTELQGSSNGVNDGNRAVGVPRFQINLGADWDIPGLEGAAVSARMLRTGGQYLNAANTQSIPAWNRFDLGTRYAFKLDDRQITLRANLENVANEAYWASANGGYLTQGTPRTLKVAATVDF, encoded by the coding sequence ATGACAGCATTGCCCACGCCCCGCCCCGCCACCTTCCCGCTCAAGGCGTTGAACCTGAGCCTGGCCCTGGCCTTCGCCACCCTGACGCCGGTGCTGGCGCACGCCGTCGAACCCGTCAGCGCCAGCCACAGCGTCAATATCGGCCCCGGCCTGCTCAGCCATGTGCTGGCGCAGTTCGCCGTCAGTGTCGGCGTACCGCTGTCGTTCGATCCGGCGCAACTGGGTAATCGCCAAAGCCCCGGTCTGCAAGGCGAATACAGCGCACAAGGCGGTTTCGCCAGACTGCTCGAGGGCAGCGGTTTCGAGCTGATCGGCACCGCGGGCAACGGCTACACGGTAGCGCCGCAGGTGGCGGCTGACGGCGCACTCGAGCTCAGCGCCACCAACGTCAGCGCCGTGCGCGACAGCGGCGATACCTATGGCGGTGAGCAAGTCGCGCGTTCCGCACAGATCGGCATGCTTGGCAATCAGGCAGTCAATGACTTGCCCTTCAGTGTCACCAGCTACACCGCCAAGACCATGGCCGATCAACAGGCGCAAACCGTCGGCGATGTGTTGCTCAATGACGCCTCCGTTCGCCAGTCGTCAGGCTTCGGCAACTTCTCCCAGGTGTTCATGATTCGCGGCTTGCCGCTGCTCTCCGATGACATTTCCTATAACGGCCTCTACGGCATATTGCCCCGGCAGATCATCGCGACCGAAGCGCTGGAACGGGTCGAATTGTTCAAAGGCCCGAACGCCTTCGTCAACGGCGTGACCCCGAGCGGCAGCGGCATCGGCGGCGGGGTCAACCTGCAACCGAAGCGCGCAATGGACACGCCGACCCGCAGCGTCACTCTCGACTACAGCGACGACGGCCGTGTCGGCGGGCATCTGGATCTGGGTCAGCGCTTCGGCGAAGACAACCGCTTCGGCGCCCGGGTCAACCTGATGCAGCGCGAAGGTGCTACCGCTGTCGATGAAGAAGACCAGCGCTCGTCGCTGTTCAGCCTCGGCCTCGATTATCGCGGTGAGCGTCTGCGCATCTCCACCGACCTGGGTTACCAGAAACAGGTGATCAATCAGGGGCGCTCGGTGATCTACGTCGATTCGAGCCTGAAAAAAGCGCCCAAGGTGCCGGACGCCAACGACAGCTACGCGCAGCGCTGGAGCTACTCACAACTGGAAGACACCTTTGGCATGGCCCGCGCCGAATATGACCTGAACGATAACTGGACGGCCTACGTTTCCGGCGGAGCGAAACACACCCGCGAGAACGGTGTGTACTCGTCGCTGACGGTCACCGACCTCAACGGCACTGCGCGCGGCGGCATGCTGTATTCGCCCCACGACGAGGACAACCAGAGTGCCATGGCTGGTCTCAACGGGCGTTTCAGCACCGGGCCCATCAGCCACCAGCTCAACCTCGGCTGGGCCGGAATCTGGGGTGAGCAGCGTTCCGCATTCGAGACCATCGGCACGGCCAGCCGTTACACCACCAATCTGTACAACGTCACGGACAAGCCACGGCCAGCGGCCACGTCGTTCGCCAGCGACATCAACGATCCGCGCATCGTCGGCAAGAACACCCTGCGCAGCGAGGCGATTTCCGACACCCTCGGTTTCGTTGATGACCGTATCCTGCTGACCCTCGGCGTTCGTCGCCAGGAACTCAAGGTCGATGGCTGGAACACCACCACGGGCGCGCGCACTTCCAGTTATGAAGAGTCGATCACCACGCCGGTTTACGGCCTGGTGATCAAGCCGTGGGAGCACGTGTCGTTTTACGCCAACCGCATCGAAGGCCTGGCCAAAGGGCCGACGCCGCCGACCACGGCGATCAACCGCGATGAAACGTTCGCCCCGGTGCGCAGCAAGCAGATCGAGGCCGGCATGCGCGTGGACATGGGCAGCTACGGCGCCAACCTCGGCGTGTACCGCATCGAGCAACCGTCCAGCTACACCCAGGACGGCATCTTCCGCGTCGATGGCGAGCAGACCAACAAGGGCGTCGAGTTGAACGTATATGGCGAGCCGCTGGACGGTCTGCGCCTGCTCAGCGGCGCGACCGTGATGAAGACCGAACTGCAAGGCAGCAGCAATGGCGTCAACGATGGCAACCGCGCCGTCGGCGTGCCGCGCTTCCAGATCAACCTCGGCGCCGATTGGGATATTCCCGGCCTCGAAGGTGCAGCGGTGAGCGCACGGATGTTGCGCACCGGCGGGCAATACCTCAACGCGGCCAACACTCAGAGCATCCCGGCGTGGAACCGTTTCGACCTCGGCACGCGCTACGCCTTCAAACTGGACGACCGGCAGATCACCCTGCGCGCCAACCTGGAAAACGTCGCCAACGAGGCCTATTGGGCATCGGCCAACGGCGGGTATCTGACGCAGGGCACACCGCGCACGCTGAAGGTCGCCGCCACTGTCGATTTCTGA